TCCGTCTAAGAGTCGGGCTCGCAGCACCAAGAAACAACGACCTCCCTCCACCAGCCGCAGGAATATTGTACCGCATTCGCCCATTTTCATCATCTGCTGGTGCCGCATTAGCGGCATGGGGGTCTAAGGGGGAGATACCGCCTCAACCATGAACCTCGCGACCAAATGCTGCTTAGATTAACAGTAGAAAAAGAAGCTCCAATAGAGGCGATGTCCGGTTCTGGACTTCATACGACAGCACGCGAGGACTCGCGGCATCCCGTTCGGAACGTTCATATTTCCGGTTCCGGACCAGGAATGACACAAGGGGTTCTTTCATATCTTAGTGGCAGGGGAAAGGAGCGAGGGACCGTGGATTTCTTGAACAAGCTAAGGGTTGGAGCGTCCATCGCGGCAGAAAAAGCGCAGCAGACGATGGAGGTCGCGAAGCTGACGACGGCCATCTACGGCAAAAAAAGAGACCTGGAGCGCAACACGTCAAGGATCGGAGAAGCGGTATACGAAGCTTACAAGGCAAAAGATTTGTCGCTGGCGGAGCGGGAAATATTCCGTTTGGCGAAGCTGAACGAGGGACTGGAGAACGACATCGCGGAGCTGGAACGACAAGCCGTCCTGTTAAAAAGAAAAATCGGCATGAGGTGAGGAAGAGCGCCCGGAAAGGCGCTTTTTCGTGCCGGAATAAAATAAGAGCGGGACGCCGTCTCCATCCGTATTTCCGGCAAAGCCGTCCTTGGGGACAAGGCCGGCGAAGCGGTTTGTTCCCGCAGGGGACAAGCCTTCCTCAAACATCCTTGACATACCCTGTGGGGGTATAATATCATTAAAGCGAAAGGAGGCTGCCGGCATGTCGACGTCTGAACCAAATGCCGCTCACTGCGCGACCGAAACAAGCACCCGCAAGAGCCACCATTCGCAGGAGACAAAGAAGGATCTGCTCACCCGGCTCAACCGGATCGAAGGACAGGTTCGGGGAGTCAAAGGCTTGATCGAGAAGGATACGTACTGCGACGATGTCCTGAACCAATTGGCAGCTATCCAATCGGCTCTGAACAGCGTGGGCAAGCTGTTGCTGGAACACCACATGAAGAGCTGCGTCGTCGAGCGCATTCAAGAGGGCGATTCGGCGGTAATCGACGAATTGCTTGTGACCGTACGCAAACTCATGAGATGAAAAATTCGGAGGAGGGTCACCCCATGCAAAAAACGGTGCTGAACGTAGAAGGAATGTCCTGCCAACATTGCGTCCGCTCCATTGAAGACGCCATGAAGGAAATCGGAGCGACGGGCATCGTGGATCTGGCCAACAAAACCGTTACCGTCACCTACGACGAATCGAAGCTGACGCTGGAGCAAGTGAAAGAAGCGATCGAAGAGCAAGGATACGACGTCCGTTCCTGATAGCGCAATGGAACGGAAGTGGACGGGACGAGCCTTTCCAAGCATGTGCCGACGGTTGTGACAACGGCGTCTTCGGGAAGGCTCGTTTTTTTACATACGTATTCGTTTCATTCATAGGCGGATTTCCAACGGGAGAAGGCGCGCCGCGGTGCGCCGAAACCGTTTGACTTGGCTGGAAATATACCCGGTGTGGGGATTACGTCCTTAAACATTTACGCCATATATATTCGGTCCGTTTAACGGACGCCCGGAGGGATGGAATATGTCGTCCGGCGATGGCTTAACCGAATTCGAAGTGGTGACGCTGGAGCTCGAAGGGATGACCTGCGCCGCTTGCGCGGCCCGGATCGAGAAGGGACTCGGCAAGCTGCCCGGCGTCAAGCAGGCCAACGTCAACTTTGCCGTCGAGACGGCGCAGGTGCGGTTCGACCCGGCCGAAGTCGATGTGGCCGATATGATCGGCCGCGTCGAGAAGCTGGGGTACAAGGCGCATCCCAAGCGGGAGCGGACGGCGGACGACGCGGATCAGGCCGGGAAGCGCCGCGAGCAGAAGGGAAGGCTTCTCTTCTCGGCGCTGCTGACGATTCCGCTCGTCTGGGCGATGGCTGTTCACTTTGGGCTCGGGCAGCGGCTTCCCGTCCCGTCTGTTTTTACGGACCCCTGGTTCCAATGGGTGCTGGCGACGCCGGTGCAATTCGTGATCGGTTGGCCGTTCTACGCCGGCGCATATAAAGCGGTCCGCAGCGGCGGCGCGAATATGGACGTGCTTGTCGTGCTGGGTACCACGGCGGCTTACGGCTACAGCGTCTATGAGACGGTGCGCTGGTCGCTTGCGGGAGAGCACGGGGGTCATGCGCCCGAATTGTATTTCGAGACAAGCGCGGTGCTGATTACGCTGATCCTGCTCGGGAAATGGCTGGAGAGCGCCGCCAAAGGACGATCGACGGCAGCCATCCGTTCGCTTCTCCGGCTTCAGGCCAAATCCGCACGGGTTCTTCGCGGTACCCAGGAAACGGAAATTTCCGTTGAACAGGTGGCAGTCGGGGACATTGTTCTCATTAAACCGGGCGAAAAAATCCCCGTCGACGGCCGGGTGGAAGCGGGCGGCTCCGACGTGGACGAGTCGATGCTGACCGGCGAGAGTCTGCCCGTCCGCAAGCATCCTGGCGATGCGGTATTCGGAGCCACGATCAACGGCGGCGGCTACTTGCGCATACGCGCCTCCAAAGTCGGGGCGGATACGGCGCTGGCGCAAATATTGCGCGCCGTCGAGCAGGCCCAAGGCTCCAAAGCGCCGATCCAGCGCATTGCGGATGGGATCGCGGGCTGGTTTGTGCCGGTTGTCGTCGCGATCGCGGCCGCCTCCGCGGCAGGTTCTTATTTCTGGTGGGAACAGGGGGATGCGGCCGCGTCGATCGAGCGGGCCATCGCGGTGCTCGTCATCGCGTGCCCTTGCGCTCTTGGGCTGGCGACGCCCACCTCGATCATGGCAGGCTCGGGACGAGCGGCCGAATGGGGCATTTTGTTTAAGGGCGGCGAGCATCTGGAGCTCACGCACCGGGTAGATACGATCGTGTTCGACAAAACGGGCACGATTACGGCGGGCAAACCGGCGCTGACGGATATATGGCCCGCGCCGGGCATTTGGGAATCCGATCTGCTCCGCCGGGTCGGCGCGCTGGAGGCGCTGTCGGAGCACCCCATCGCGGCGGCCATCGCAGCCGAGGCGCGAAGCCGAGCGGCGGGGGAGCCGTTGCCGGAGGTGCGCGAGTTCCGCGCGGAAGCGGGCGGCGGCGTATCGGGCGTCGTCGAAGGGATGAGGCTGGCCGCCGGCACGGCGGACTGGACGAAGCGGCTCGGCACGCGTATTCCCGAATCGGCGGCGGCCGCGCTGCACCGCCTGGAGTCCGAAGGCAAGACGGCGGTGCTCGCCTCGGCGGACGGGCGCTGGATTGGAACGCTGGCCGTCGCCGACGCGATCCGCCCGACGTCGCGGGCGGCGCTGGAGCGGCTTCGCGGCCTGGGCCTGGAGCTTTGGCTCGTGACGGGAGACAACGAGCCGACGGCTCGAGCGGTCGCTTCGCGCGTCGGCATCTCCCGCATCCGGGCCGGCGTGCTTCCCGCCGATAAAGCGAAGGCGGTGGCCGAGCTGCAAGCCGGCGGCCGCAAAGTCGCGATGGTCGGCGACGGCATCAACGACGCGCCGGCGCTGGCGCAGGCCGACATCGGCATCGCCATGGGCGGAGGAGCCGACGTCGCGTTGGAAACGGCGGACGTGACGCTGCTGCGGAACGATCTGCACGGGGTCGCCGACGCGATTCTCGCAAGCCGTCTAACGATGAAGAACATCCGTCAAAACCTGTTTTGGGCGCTGGCATACAATTGCATCGGCATCCCGATAGCAGCCGCCGGATATCTCGAACCGTGGATCGCCGGAGCGGCGATGGCGCTCAGCTCCGTCTCCGTCGTGCTGAATTCGCTTCGGCTGCAGCGCATGCAGCCCGAAAGGCCGGCCGGGAGCCCGAATGCAAAGAGGACATTGCTGCAGAGATAGCCATGCCGCGGCGATGTCGATGGGACGCAGCCGAACATGAACTTTTGTCGTCTGATGAGGCGGGTCGGGACACCGATCCGCCTTTTTGTCGCCTTCTGCTGATATTTCCCGGGAAATGGAAACGCCGCCGACATGAATAGCCGAAATGCCGTCGGGGATGCAGACGCAATCGCAATCGGGTTCGCAGCCGTTGACGTCCAAAGAAACGGAGTATGTCGTCGATTCGATGTCCAACGAGGAGTCGATAGTCAAGCATCTTGCGGTGATCGCCGCGACCGCGCAGCAGCCGGACATTCGCCAATTGTGCTCCAATCTGCTGGCGACGCATCAGCAGCATTTTCAGTCGTTGTCTGCGCATCTGCAGCACAAGCGGGCGCAAGCCCCGTCTCAGGTGCCGGCAAGCGCGATGTCCGGCGGAACCATGATGGGCGGTTCCCAGGGGAACCTGCAATAATTCAAGGAGGCGCAGCCATAAACCGCATGTTTTCCAACACGAATTCTCCTCATTCTCATCAGCCGTATTCCTCGACTTCCGGCAGCGCGACATACGGGACAGCTTCCGGCGTCTCCCAGCAAAAGCCGTCGCTGGATACCCAAGACTGCGTCGGCAACGTGCTGAACGACTTGAAGCGCATCTGCGGGGAATACGCGACCGCCTGTACGGAATGCCGCGATCCCGAAACCCGCCATCTGTTCCAAAACCTGCTGAACAGCACCCTGCAGTCCCAACGGCAAGTATTCGACGCCATGCAAAGCCACGGATGGTACAAAACGACTTCGACCGCGCTGCGGCAGGAAATTGACAAGCAGATTCAGCATTATCAGCAGACATGGCAACAGGCGCAGCAATTCATGCAGCAGACGCTCGCCTTTCAGCAGCCGCTTCAAAGCTATGCGCCGACTCCGCAAGGCTATGCCCACCCGCCTCAAAGTATGTCGAATTATTGAGAATGGGACGGCAAGAGTAGGGACCGCTTCGACGTTCGCGAGACCGCGGGCGCTTCGGAGCGTTTTTTTCGTTTAATAAAGTGATGGCGGTCACGGATAGTGACCAAATGACCAATATTGTATTTCGGTCAGTTTTGAGCTATAATCGTGTTCATCAAATGGGATTACACATGCGAAAAGAAGGAGGGGTTGCATGGACCGCAAGCAGGAGATTTTGAAGGCGGCTGCGCACTCGTTCGCCAATTACGGGTATAAAGCGACGACGGTTGACCGCGTCTCCAAGATCGCCAAGGTGGGCAAAGGCACGATTTATACGTTTTTTGCCGACAAGGAGGAGCTGTTCGGCGAGATCGTCCAGCAGGTCATCCTGGAAATGAAGGAGATCGCGGAGCGGGCGATCAAGCCGGACCGGACGTTCTTCGAAAATTTGCACGACGTGCTGCTGCAAGTGCTGGATTATCGCAACAAGCACGAGCTCTTTATTAAGCTGAATCTCGAAATCCGGGAATTCGGAACGCCCGCAGCGCAGGCGGCCATGAACCGGGTCGAGGACGCGATCGTCGGATTTATCCGCAAGCAGGTGGAGGCCGCGTTGGAGCGCGGAGAGCTGAAGCCTTGCGATCCGGAGCTGACGGCGTTTGTGCTGCTCAAGCTGTATGTGGCGTTTGTGTCGGATTGGAACAAGAAGCATAAACCGCTGGACAACGAAGAGATCGCCAAATGGTTTCATTTGTATTTGGCGGAAGGTTTGCAGCAAGGGGAGAAGAAGCGATGAGAGAAACGGGAAAACGGCGTTGGCAATTCAAGGCGGAATGGGCCAGCATCGTTCGCAACCGCAAAAAAGCGGTGGCGGTCGGCGCGGTGGCGTTTATCCCGCTGCTGTACAGTTTCATGTTTTTGTGGGCGTTCTGGGACCCTTACGACCGGCTGTCGAAATTGCCCGTAGCGGTGGTGAATCTGGACAAAGGCGCGGAATATGGCGGGAAGCGCCTGGAGGTCGGAAAGGAACTGGAGGAGAAGCTTCGCGAAGGGAAGCAGTTCGACTGGCGGTTCGTCAGCCCCGAGGAAGCGCGGGCGGGCTTGGCCGACCGGAAATACTACATGTCGATCGAAATCCCGGAGAACTTCTCGGAACATGCGGCTTCCGCCGCGTCGGATACGCCGGTCAAGGCGCAACTCAAGTTTACCGCGAACGAGAGCTACAACTTCTTGTCGGCGCAAATCGGCGAAAAGGCGATCGACCAGTTGAAGGCGGAAGTGTCGAGCCAGTTGACCAAAGCGTACGCGGAGGCGATGCTGGGTGATGTATCGAAGCTGTCCGAAGGGATGCAGGAGGCGTCCGACGGCTCGGCCAAGCTGCATGACGGCGCGGCGAAAGCGGCGGAAGGCGTCACGAAGGTGGGCGACAGCGTCGGCAGAATGAACGACGGGGCCGCCGCCCTGCAAAAAGGCTGGATGCAGGTCGCCGAAGGCGCATCATCGCTGGGCAAGGGCATCGGCATTCTGAGCGACGGCGCCAGCAGCCTGGCCTCGGGTCTGGACGCGCTCAAGCAGGGACAGGCCGCGCTTCAGCAAGGCGCGAACTCCGCCGAACAAGGCGCGGGCCAGTTAAGCGCGGGCCTCAAGCAGAGCGAAGGCGCGGCGAAGCAGCTTGCGGAAGGCGCAGCCGGCGTAGCGGCGGGCCTGGAGAAGCTGGCGGCGAACCCGGCGCTGTCGTCGGAACCGGCCGTTCAGCAGTTGCTCGTAGCCGCCACGCAGGTCGCGGCAGGAGCGGCCGAGCTGGAAGGCGGACAGAAGCAGTTGGCCGAGGCGGCCGACAAGCTCGCGGCCGGGCAGAAGCAACTGGCCGGCGGACTCGCCGAGTTCGGCGCAAAGCTCGGAGAAGCGGGAACGGCCAGCCATCAACTGGCCGAAGGCGCGAATCAGTTGAAGGCAGGAAGCCGCGATCTGCAAAACGGCATTGCCGCCTTCGGCAAAGGTTACGCGGAGCTGGCCGGCGGCATCGGGCAGTTGGCGGCGGGGCTTGATCCGCTCCGCGAAGGCGCGGCGCAGCTCGACTCCGGCAGCGCGGAGCTGGCGAACAAGCTGGCCGAAGCGGCGGCGAAGCTGAGCGGCGTGGATGCGGGCGCCGACAGCCGCACGTCGATGATCGCTTCGCCGGTTGAGATCGTGCACGAATCGTTTACGGAAGTGCCGAACTACGGCACCGGGTTCGCCCCGTATTTCATCTCGCTGGGGCTGTTCGTCGGGGCTCTGCTGCTCAGCATCGTGTTCCCTCTGCGCGATCCGGCCGTGCGTCCGTCGTCGGCGTTCCGCTGGTTCGCCGGAAAATACGGCGTGCTTGCCGTGGTGGGTCTGGCCCAGTCGCTGCTTGTCGCCGCGGCGATGCTGTGGGGGCTCGGCCTGGACGTGCGGGACACCGGGATGTTTATGCTGTTCAGCCTTGTCGTCAGCTTGACCTATATGGCCATCATCCAATTGCTCGTCACGGTGCTGGGAGACGCCGGGCGGTTCGTGGCGATTATCCTGCTGGTGCTTCAGCTTACGGGCAGCGCCGGCACCTTCCCGAACGAGCTGGTGCCCGAAGCGCTGCAAGCTCTTCATGCATGGCTGCCGATGTCGTATTCGGTCGCCGGATTCAAGTCGATTATATCGGTTGGCGGAGAAATGTCGTTTGTCGGCCGGCAGTTGCTTGTGCTGCTGGGCGTGCTGCTGACGTGCAACGCGCTGACCTGGATCTACTTCGCCGTGACGCGCAAGCGCAGCCGGCAACATACGGACGGCATCGACGGCGGCATGACCGCGGCGGCGCCGGGCGTTTGATCGACCTCATTCGAGAGCGGGCCTTTGGGCCCGCTTTTTTTCTACGGCCGACCATGAAATTACAAATATCTCCATACCCTCTGTGTGGGGTAGCTTATACACTTCCGCTAATAAGCCAAGAAGGTGGGTGTTCTGAGGGGTGAAATAAACGCATCCGTGGCTTCCCTTGTCGGAACGGGCGCAGGCGCGTGATTGGGTATGCGGTTATGAAAAACCGGGACCCGAAGGTCCCGGCAGTTGCCTGCCGCCGATAACGGCGAGCGTTATTTCGCTTTGGTGGTATCCCACGTTTTCTGGAAGTTTTCGAGCAGCCCCGCCGCGTCGACTTTTTTGCCGATATACGCTTGGATGTGGGCGCCGAATTCGTTGGTTGCGCCGTCCGGGAATTTGAACCAGTTCCAGGAGAGCGTCTTGTTGTCTTTGCTGTACGCGATGATCTCGTTGGCCAGATCGCCCAGGATCGCCGGGTCCTTCACTTCGATGTTCGAGAACGCCGGGATGAACTTGAACTCTTCGACGATATACCGTTTGCCGACTTCCGAGGACACCATCCAGTTCAGGAAGTCTTTCGCCTCTTGCTTCACCGGCGACTTGTTGTAGACGACCCAGTTGTTCGGCACGCCGACCGCCAGCTTGTCGTTGGCCGCCGCATCGTCAGAGATCGGCATCGGCAGCATGCCGAGCTTGATGTTCGGGTTCGTCTTCGAGATTTGCACTTGCGTCCAGTTGCCTTGCTGCATCATCGCCGCTTGACCGTTCGCGAAGTTCGTCACTTGCGCGTTATAGTCGGTTGCCAGCGGGTTCGGCTGTCCGTACTGCAGCGTCAGATCAAGCAATTTCGTCCAGTTGGCGAATACCGGGTTGCCCGGGATTTTGGCCGAGCCGTCGTTCAGGCCCTTGATGAACGCGTTCGGGTCCGGCTGTTGCGCGAACGCGATGTTCAGGTTGTGGATGCCGAGAATCCACCATTCGCCGTAGCCGTTCATGAACGGGGTGATGCCCGCAGCTTTCAGCTTTTCGGCGGTGTCTTTTAACTGGCTCAGCGTTTTCGGGAGCTCGGTGATGCCTGCTTTGGCGAACAGATCTTTATTGTAGATGAAGCCGTAGCCTTCCAGGCCGAGCGGTTGGCCGTACAGCTTGCCGTCCTTGGTCATCGGTTCTTTTGCGACCGGAAGCACGTCCTTCACCCAAGGCTCGTTCGACAGGTCTTCCAGGTGCTCCTGCCATACGTTTAATTCGTTGAAGCCGCCGTTGTTGAAGATATCCGGGTATTCGCCGGCCGCGAACTTCGTCTTCAGCGCAGCGCCGTAATCGCCGCCGCCGCCGATCGTTTCGATCTCGATTTTGATGTTGGGATGCTCTTTCTCGTATTCGTCCGCCATTTTGCGAAGAGCTTCGGCGATTTCGACTTTGAATTGGAAGATTTTAATCGTTTTGACCTGTTGACCCGAACCTCCGCCGCCGGCGTTATCGTTCGTCTTGTCCGTACCGCAGCCGGCCATCGCCAGAAGAGAAGCAGCGGTCAGTACAACGAGCCCTTTTTTCATGTTTATTTCCTCCTCTTGGAAATTCATACTGTACTTCAATCCAAATCCATTATCTCAAGCGATCTGCCCGGAGCGAACCGACAATATTGAACGTCCGGGTGGAATTTATTGATCGCCGCGGCATCCGGGCGCCTGACGATTACCCTTTGACCGAACCGGCCGTGATGCCTTCGATGATATGTTTCTGCAAACTCAGGAAAAATATGATGATCGGCGTGACGCCCAGCACAAGCCCTGCCAGCGCCAGATCCCATTGCTTGGTATATTGGCCGAAGAACGAATAGGTCGCAAGCGGAATCGTGCGCGTCTCCGGCTTCAGGCCCAACACGATGGACGGCAGCAGGAAGTCGTTCCAGATCCACAAGCTGTTCAGCAGCGCGATCGTGACGGTCATCGGCTTCAGCAGCGGGAATACGATCCGCCAGTATACGCCGAATTTCGAGCAGCCGTCAACCCGGGCCGACTCCTCGATCTCCAGCGGGATGGATTTCACGAAGCCGTGATACAGGAATACGGACAGCGGCACGCCGAAGCCGAA
Above is a window of Paenibacillus thermoaerophilus DNA encoding:
- a CDS encoding copper ion binding protein; protein product: MQKTVLNVEGMSCQHCVRSIEDAMKEIGATGIVDLANKTVTVTYDESKLTLEQVKEAIEEQGYDVRS
- a CDS encoding TetR/AcrR family transcriptional regulator; its protein translation is MDRKQEILKAAAHSFANYGYKATTVDRVSKIAKVGKGTIYTFFADKEELFGEIVQQVILEMKEIAERAIKPDRTFFENLHDVLLQVLDYRNKHELFIKLNLEIREFGTPAAQAAMNRVEDAIVGFIRKQVEAALERGELKPCDPELTAFVLLKLYVAFVSDWNKKHKPLDNEEIAKWFHLYLAEGLQQGEKKR
- a CDS encoding spore coat protein, whose protein sequence is MFSNTNSPHSHQPYSSTSGSATYGTASGVSQQKPSLDTQDCVGNVLNDLKRICGEYATACTECRDPETRHLFQNLLNSTLQSQRQVFDAMQSHGWYKTTSTALRQEIDKQIQHYQQTWQQAQQFMQQTLAFQQPLQSYAPTPQGYAHPPQSMSNY
- a CDS encoding ABC transporter substrate-binding protein, which codes for MKKGLVVLTAASLLAMAGCGTDKTNDNAGGGGSGQQVKTIKIFQFKVEIAEALRKMADEYEKEHPNIKIEIETIGGGGDYGAALKTKFAAGEYPDIFNNGGFNELNVWQEHLEDLSNEPWVKDVLPVAKEPMTKDGKLYGQPLGLEGYGFIYNKDLFAKAGITELPKTLSQLKDTAEKLKAAGITPFMNGYGEWWILGIHNLNIAFAQQPDPNAFIKGLNDGSAKIPGNPVFANWTKLLDLTLQYGQPNPLATDYNAQVTNFANGQAAMMQQGNWTQVQISKTNPNIKLGMLPMPISDDAAANDKLAVGVPNNWVVYNKSPVKQEAKDFLNWMVSSEVGKRYIVEEFKFIPAFSNIEVKDPAILGDLANEIIAYSKDNKTLSWNWFKFPDGATNEFGAHIQAYIGKKVDAAGLLENFQKTWDTTKAK
- a CDS encoding heavy metal translocating P-type ATPase, whose translation is MSSGDGLTEFEVVTLELEGMTCAACAARIEKGLGKLPGVKQANVNFAVETAQVRFDPAEVDVADMIGRVEKLGYKAHPKRERTADDADQAGKRREQKGRLLFSALLTIPLVWAMAVHFGLGQRLPVPSVFTDPWFQWVLATPVQFVIGWPFYAGAYKAVRSGGANMDVLVVLGTTAAYGYSVYETVRWSLAGEHGGHAPELYFETSAVLITLILLGKWLESAAKGRSTAAIRSLLRLQAKSARVLRGTQETEISVEQVAVGDIVLIKPGEKIPVDGRVEAGGSDVDESMLTGESLPVRKHPGDAVFGATINGGGYLRIRASKVGADTALAQILRAVEQAQGSKAPIQRIADGIAGWFVPVVVAIAAASAAGSYFWWEQGDAAASIERAIAVLVIACPCALGLATPTSIMAGSGRAAEWGILFKGGEHLELTHRVDTIVFDKTGTITAGKPALTDIWPAPGIWESDLLRRVGALEALSEHPIAAAIAAEARSRAAGEPLPEVREFRAEAGGGVSGVVEGMRLAAGTADWTKRLGTRIPESAAAALHRLESEGKTAVLASADGRWIGTLAVADAIRPTSRAALERLRGLGLELWLVTGDNEPTARAVASRVGISRIRAGVLPADKAKAVAELQAGGRKVAMVGDGINDAPALAQADIGIAMGGGADVALETADVTLLRNDLHGVADAILASRLTMKNIRQNLFWALAYNCIGIPIAAAGYLEPWIAGAAMALSSVSVVLNSLRLQRMQPERPAGSPNAKRTLLQR
- a CDS encoding metal-sensitive transcriptional regulator, which codes for MSTSEPNAAHCATETSTRKSHHSQETKKDLLTRLNRIEGQVRGVKGLIEKDTYCDDVLNQLAAIQSALNSVGKLLLEHHMKSCVVERIQEGDSAVIDELLVTVRKLMR
- a CDS encoding YhgE/Pip family protein, with the translated sequence MRETGKRRWQFKAEWASIVRNRKKAVAVGAVAFIPLLYSFMFLWAFWDPYDRLSKLPVAVVNLDKGAEYGGKRLEVGKELEEKLREGKQFDWRFVSPEEARAGLADRKYYMSIEIPENFSEHAASAASDTPVKAQLKFTANESYNFLSAQIGEKAIDQLKAEVSSQLTKAYAEAMLGDVSKLSEGMQEASDGSAKLHDGAAKAAEGVTKVGDSVGRMNDGAAALQKGWMQVAEGASSLGKGIGILSDGASSLASGLDALKQGQAALQQGANSAEQGAGQLSAGLKQSEGAAKQLAEGAAGVAAGLEKLAANPALSSEPAVQQLLVAATQVAAGAAELEGGQKQLAEAADKLAAGQKQLAGGLAEFGAKLGEAGTASHQLAEGANQLKAGSRDLQNGIAAFGKGYAELAGGIGQLAAGLDPLREGAAQLDSGSAELANKLAEAAAKLSGVDAGADSRTSMIASPVEIVHESFTEVPNYGTGFAPYFISLGLFVGALLLSIVFPLRDPAVRPSSAFRWFAGKYGVLAVVGLAQSLLVAAAMLWGLGLDVRDTGMFMLFSLVVSLTYMAIIQLLVTVLGDAGRFVAIILLVLQLTGSAGTFPNELVPEALQALHAWLPMSYSVAGFKSIISVGGEMSFVGRQLLVLLGVLLTCNALTWIYFAVTRKRSRQHTDGIDGGMTAAAPGV